In one Agrobacterium tumefaciens genomic region, the following are encoded:
- the ntrC gene encoding nitrogen regulation protein NR(I) encodes MTATILVADDDAAIRTVLNQALSRAGYDVRITSNAATLWRWVSAGEGDLVVTDVVMPDENAFDLLPRIKKARPDLPVLVMSAQNTFMTAIKASEKGAYDYLPKPFDLTELIAIIGRALSEPKRKPAKLDDDMQDGMPLVGRSAAMQEIYRVLARLMQTDLTLMITGESGTGKELVARALHDYGKRRNGPFVAINMAAIPRDLIESELFGHEKGAFTGAQNRSTGRFEQAEGGTLFLDEIGDMPMDAQTRLLRVLQQGEYTTVGGRTPIRTDVRIVAATNKDLKQSINQGLFREDLYYRLNVVPLRLPPLRDRAEDIPDLVRHFIQQGEKEGLEGKRFESEALEVMKAYAWPGNVRELENLIRRLMALYPQEVITREIIEQELQSDVPDSPLDKMAVRTGSLTISQAVEENMRDYFASFGDGLPPPGLYDRVLRELEYPLILAALTATRGNQIKAADLLGLNRNTLRKKIRELGVSVYRSSRPS; translated from the coding sequence ATGACAGCTACGATCCTCGTCGCCGATGATGATGCCGCAATCCGCACGGTGCTGAACCAGGCGCTGAGCCGCGCCGGTTACGACGTGCGCATCACCTCCAATGCCGCAACGCTCTGGCGCTGGGTTTCGGCAGGTGAGGGCGATCTTGTCGTGACCGATGTCGTGATGCCGGATGAAAACGCCTTTGACCTTCTGCCACGTATCAAGAAGGCCCGCCCGGACCTGCCGGTTCTGGTCATGAGCGCGCAAAACACCTTCATGACGGCGATCAAGGCCTCTGAAAAGGGCGCTTACGATTACCTGCCGAAGCCCTTCGACCTGACGGAACTGATCGCCATCATCGGCCGCGCCCTGTCGGAACCCAAGCGCAAGCCGGCCAAGCTCGATGACGACATGCAGGACGGCATGCCGCTCGTCGGCCGCTCTGCCGCGATGCAGGAAATCTACCGCGTTCTCGCCCGCCTGATGCAGACCGACCTGACGCTGATGATAACGGGCGAATCCGGTACGGGTAAGGAACTGGTGGCGCGTGCGCTGCATGATTACGGCAAGCGCCGCAACGGTCCCTTCGTCGCCATCAACATGGCGGCGATCCCGCGCGATCTGATCGAATCCGAACTCTTCGGCCATGAGAAGGGCGCCTTCACCGGCGCGCAGAACCGCTCGACCGGCCGTTTCGAACAGGCCGAAGGCGGCACGCTGTTCCTCGACGAAATCGGCGACATGCCGATGGACGCCCAGACGCGCCTGCTGCGCGTATTGCAGCAGGGCGAATATACGACGGTGGGCGGTCGCACGCCGATCCGCACCGATGTCCGCATCGTCGCCGCCACCAACAAGGACCTGAAGCAGTCGATCAATCAGGGCCTTTTCCGTGAAGACCTCTATTATCGCCTGAACGTCGTGCCGCTGCGGCTGCCGCCGCTGCGTGACCGCGCCGAGGATATTCCCGATCTGGTGCGCCATTTCATCCAGCAGGGTGAGAAGGAGGGTCTGGAAGGCAAGCGTTTCGAGAGCGAGGCGCTGGAAGTCATGAAGGCCTATGCCTGGCCGGGCAACGTGCGTGAGCTGGAAAACCTGATCCGCCGCCTGATGGCGCTTTATCCGCAGGAAGTCATCACCCGCGAGATCATCGAGCAGGAGCTGCAATCGGATGTTCCCGACAGCCCGCTCGACAAGATGGCGGTTCGCACCGGTTCGCTCACCATTTCGCAGGCGGTCGAGGAGAATATGCGCGATTATTTCGCCAGCTTCGGCGATGGCCTGCCGCCGCCCGGCCTTTATGACCGCGTTCTGCGTGAACTGGAGTATCCGCTGATTCTCGCCGCCCTGACGGCGACGCGCGGCAACCAGATCAAGGCCGCCGATCTTCTTGGCCTGAACCGCAATACGCTGCGCAAGAAAATCCGCGAGCTTGGCGTTTCGGTCTATCGTAGCTCCCGCCCAAGCTGA
- a CDS encoding PAS domain-containing sensor histidine kinase yields the protein MRKPAAEKAVADDAAGMVVADRRMSFALPGLVLAGVALVCAILTLFVLLGVTPIAPTSNVVIASVVINSIFVIGLIFLIGREINRLLKARKKGRAAARLHVRIVVLFSIVAITPAVLVAIFASLTLNVGLDRWFSLRTQSIVDSSSNIAQAYMMENAGYLQGQTLSMATDLDRNRALFYLDRTGFIDLMTRQAKGRGLLGAFLVQEDGDAVAQADIKTEKPLPAIPHDALEKAAAGQPTLIPPGITNLVGAIIKLEGIGGTFLYTVRAVDPKVMGAMRLMEENRAEYKAMEAGRAPLQIAFAILYLGFALIVLLAAIWTAIAVADRIVRPIRLLIGAADSVATGNMHVLVPVRAVDGDVGRLSRTFNKMVSELRSQQEQIIEAKDDIDDRRRFIEAVLSGVTAAVIGVDENRRITIVNPSGEEFLAQTSEQLVGAQLSEIAPEIEQVVTEANTWSRGNFRKQINIMRRGKERTLNVQVTREDARDSRDSYVITLDDITDLVIAQRSTAWSDVARRIAHEIKNPLTPIQLSAERIKRRFGKQIDESDRAVFDQCTDTIVRQVGDIGRMVDEFSAFARMPKPTKEKSDLRAILKDAAFLREISAADTKFSTELGDIPLEGMFDARMLGQAFGNLIKNATEAIEAVEGEKRPGKILVRASFDESNSRFVADIIDNGRGLPVENRHRILEPYMTMRDKGTGLGLAIVKKIIEEHGGYLELHDAPPEFDHGHGAMIRVLLPYIEAVGGENNKEAAYGV from the coding sequence ATGCGGAAACCCGCCGCCGAAAAAGCCGTTGCCGACGACGCAGCGGGAATGGTGGTTGCCGATCGCAGGATGTCTTTCGCTTTGCCGGGGCTGGTGCTCGCCGGCGTCGCCCTTGTCTGCGCTATCCTCACTCTCTTCGTGCTTCTGGGTGTCACGCCCATTGCGCCGACATCGAACGTGGTCATCGCCTCGGTGGTGATCAATTCGATCTTCGTGATCGGACTGATTTTTCTCATCGGCCGGGAAATCAACCGCCTGCTGAAAGCGCGTAAAAAGGGCAGGGCCGCCGCTCGCCTGCACGTGCGCATCGTCGTGCTTTTCTCCATCGTGGCGATCACACCGGCCGTTCTCGTCGCCATTTTCGCCAGCCTGACGCTGAATGTCGGCCTCGACCGCTGGTTTTCGCTGCGCACGCAATCGATCGTCGATTCATCGAGCAATATTGCCCAAGCCTATATGATGGAGAATGCCGGCTATCTTCAGGGCCAGACCCTGTCGATGGCGACCGACCTCGATCGTAACCGCGCCCTTTTTTATCTCGACCGCACCGGCTTCATTGATCTCATGACCCGCCAGGCCAAGGGCCGCGGTCTGCTCGGCGCGTTTCTGGTGCAGGAGGATGGCGACGCCGTCGCTCAGGCCGATATCAAGACCGAAAAGCCGCTTCCGGCCATTCCGCATGACGCGCTCGAAAAAGCGGCTGCCGGCCAGCCGACGCTGATCCCACCTGGCATCACCAACCTCGTCGGCGCCATCATCAAGCTTGAAGGCATCGGCGGTACCTTCCTTTACACGGTCCGCGCCGTCGATCCCAAGGTGATGGGCGCGATGCGGCTGATGGAAGAGAACCGCGCCGAATACAAGGCGATGGAGGCGGGCCGCGCACCCCTGCAGATCGCCTTTGCGATTCTTTATCTCGGCTTTGCGCTGATCGTGCTTCTCGCCGCCATCTGGACGGCCATTGCGGTCGCCGACCGTATCGTGCGGCCGATCCGCCTTCTCATCGGTGCCGCCGACAGTGTCGCCACCGGCAACATGCATGTGCTGGTGCCCGTGCGCGCCGTCGATGGTGACGTTGGCCGCCTGTCGCGCACCTTCAATAAGATGGTCTCGGAACTGCGCAGCCAGCAGGAGCAGATCATCGAGGCCAAGGACGATATCGATGATCGTCGCCGCTTCATTGAAGCCGTGCTGTCAGGCGTCACCGCCGCCGTCATCGGCGTCGATGAGAACCGCAGGATCACCATCGTCAATCCGTCAGGCGAGGAATTCCTGGCGCAGACCTCCGAGCAGCTTGTCGGCGCGCAACTCTCGGAGATCGCGCCTGAAATCGAGCAGGTCGTGACCGAAGCGAATACCTGGTCGCGCGGCAACTTCCGCAAGCAGATCAATATCATGCGACGCGGCAAGGAGCGGACGCTCAATGTTCAGGTGACCCGCGAGGATGCCCGAGACAGCCGCGACAGCTACGTCATCACCCTTGATGATATTACCGATCTCGTCATCGCCCAGCGCTCGACGGCATGGTCGGATGTGGCGCGCCGCATTGCGCATGAAATCAAGAACCCGCTGACGCCAATCCAGCTTTCCGCCGAGCGCATCAAGCGCCGTTTCGGCAAGCAGATCGACGAGAGCGACCGCGCCGTCTTCGACCAGTGTACGGACACCATCGTCCGGCAGGTCGGTGATATCGGCCGGATGGTGGATGAATTCTCGGCCTTTGCGCGTATGCCGAAGCCGACGAAGGAAAAGTCGGATCTGCGGGCAATCCTGAAGGACGCCGCATTCCTGCGCGAGATCAGCGCCGCCGATACGAAATTCTCAACCGAACTGGGCGATATCCCGCTGGAGGGCATGTTCGATGCCCGCATGCTGGGCCAGGCCTTCGGCAATCTCATCAAGAATGCGACGGAAGCGATCGAGGCGGTGGAAGGCGAAAAACGGCCGGGCAAAATCCTGGTGCGTGCCTCCTTCGACGAGAGCAATTCCCGTTTTGTGGCTGACATCATCGACAATGGCCGCGGCCTGCCCGTGGAGAACCGTCACCGCATTCTCGAACCCTATATGACGATGCGGGACAAGGGCACGGGCCTCGGCCTCGCCATCGTCAAGAAAATCATCGAAGAGCATGGCGGGTATCTGGAACTCCATGATGCCCCGCCGGAGTTCGACCATGGCCATGGCGCCATGATCAGAGTGCTGCTGCCCTATATCGAGGCGGTCGGCGGCGAAAATAACAAGGAAGCAGCATATGGCGTCTGA
- a CDS encoding sigma-54-dependent Fis family transcriptional regulator has translation MASDILVVDDEADIREIVAGILSDEGHETRMAFDSDSALAAISERVPRLIFLDIWMQGSKLDGLALLDEIKSRHPEIPVVMISGHGNIETAVNAIKRGAFDFIEKPFKADRLILIAERALENSKLKREVQELKKRTGDAVELVGASLAVSQLRQTIDRVAPTNSRIMILGPSGSGKELVARMVHKKSSRATGPFVALNAATITPDRMEIALFGTEGLPGQPRKVGALEEAHRGVLYLDEVGEMPRETQNKILRVLVDQQFERVGGGKRVKVDVRIISSTAHHLESLIAEGQFREDLYHRLAVVPVKVPALSERREDIPFLVDMFMRQISEQAGIRPRKIGDDAMAVLQTHDWPGNIRQLRNNIERLMILARPEGGEAPISADMLPSDIGDMLPKISAQGDQHIMTLPLREAREMFERDYLVAQINRFGGNISRTAEFVGMERSALHRKLKSLGV, from the coding sequence ATGGCGTCTGATATTCTGGTCGTGGATGACGAGGCGGACATTCGCGAAATCGTAGCGGGCATTCTGTCCGACGAGGGCCACGAGACCCGCATGGCGTTCGACAGCGACAGCGCGCTGGCCGCCATTTCGGAGCGCGTGCCGCGCCTGATCTTTCTCGATATCTGGATGCAGGGCTCGAAGCTCGACGGTCTGGCACTGCTGGATGAGATCAAGAGCCGCCATCCCGAAATTCCGGTTGTCATGATTTCCGGTCACGGCAACATCGAAACCGCGGTCAACGCCATCAAGCGCGGTGCCTTCGACTTTATCGAGAAGCCCTTCAAGGCCGACCGCCTGATCCTGATCGCCGAGCGGGCGCTGGAGAACTCCAAGCTGAAACGCGAGGTTCAGGAACTCAAGAAGCGCACGGGTGACGCGGTCGAACTCGTCGGTGCCTCCCTTGCGGTTTCGCAGCTGCGCCAGACCATCGACCGGGTTGCTCCCACCAACAGCCGCATCATGATCCTCGGGCCCTCCGGTTCCGGCAAGGAACTGGTGGCGCGCATGGTGCACAAGAAATCTTCACGCGCCACCGGACCTTTCGTGGCGCTGAATGCCGCAACGATCACGCCGGACCGCATGGAAATCGCGCTTTTCGGCACGGAAGGGCTGCCCGGACAGCCACGCAAGGTGGGCGCTCTGGAAGAGGCCCATCGCGGCGTGCTTTATCTCGATGAAGTCGGCGAGATGCCGCGCGAGACGCAGAACAAGATTCTGCGCGTGCTGGTCGATCAGCAGTTCGAGCGCGTTGGCGGCGGCAAGCGGGTGAAGGTGGATGTGCGCATCATTTCCTCGACCGCCCACCACCTTGAAAGCCTGATTGCCGAAGGCCAGTTCCGTGAAGACCTTTACCACCGCCTCGCCGTGGTGCCGGTGAAGGTGCCGGCGCTGTCCGAGCGGCGCGAGGATATTCCCTTCCTGGTCGACATGTTCATGCGCCAGATTTCCGAGCAGGCCGGCATACGCCCGCGCAAGATCGGTGACGACGCCATGGCCGTTCTTCAGACGCATGACTGGCCGGGCAATATCCGCCAGCTGCGCAACAATATCGAGCGGCTGATGATCCTTGCCCGTCCCGAAGGCGGCGAAGCGCCGATCTCGGCCGACATGCTGCCCTCGGATATCGGTGACATGCTGCCAAAGATATCGGCGCAGGGCGACCAGCACATCATGACCCTGCCGCTGCGCGAAGCCCGCGAAATGTTCGAACGGGATTATCTCGTCGCCCAGATCAACCGCTTCGGTGGCAATATTTCGCGAACGGCGGAATTTGTCGGCATGGAACGGTCCGCACTGCATCGCAAACTGAAATCTCTCGGCGTATAA
- the trkA gene encoding Trk system potassium transporter TrkA encodes MKVIICGAGQVGYGIAEQLSREDNEVSVIDTAAPLITAITETLDVRGYVGHGAHPDMLAKAGADQADMIIAVTLHDEINIVACEVAHALFSVPTKIARIRDQSYLKPEYADLFSRENMSIDVTISPEVEVGKMVLRRIAFPGATDVVRFADDTIFMLAIECMEDCPVINTPLQQLSNLFPDLIATVVGVYRNGILKVAHSSEQLRVGDLAYVICQRLHARRTLSLFGHEEQEAQRIVIAGAGNIGYFVARKIEEMQPKTRVKIIEADRDRAIAASEQLSNTIVMHGSALDHKILMQADIQDSDLIVTLTNNDQTNILAAVMAKQLGCKSNLALLNSSSFHEVAGSLGLDAYINPRAVTISRVLQHVRKGRIRSVYAVQRGSAEVIEAEALETSPLVGQSFRDIDMPDGVRIGAIYRDGVVIRPDGSTKIKAKDRVVLFASADAVRDVEQLFRVSIQYF; translated from the coding sequence ATGAAAGTCATCATTTGCGGCGCAGGGCAGGTGGGTTACGGCATCGCCGAACAATTGTCGCGGGAGGATAATGAAGTATCGGTAATCGATACGGCCGCGCCGCTCATCACCGCCATCACCGAGACGCTGGATGTGCGCGGTTATGTCGGCCATGGCGCGCATCCCGATATGCTGGCGAAGGCGGGTGCCGACCAAGCGGACATGATCATCGCCGTGACCCTGCATGACGAAATCAATATCGTCGCCTGCGAGGTGGCGCATGCGCTCTTCAGCGTTCCGACCAAGATTGCCCGTATTCGCGACCAGAGTTATCTGAAACCTGAATATGCCGATCTCTTCAGCCGCGAGAACATGTCGATCGACGTGACGATTTCGCCGGAAGTCGAGGTCGGCAAGATGGTGCTCCGGCGCATTGCATTTCCGGGCGCGACCGATGTCGTGCGTTTTGCCGATGATACGATCTTCATGCTGGCGATTGAATGCATGGAGGACTGCCCTGTCATCAACACGCCATTGCAGCAGCTGTCCAACCTTTTCCCGGACCTGATCGCGACGGTGGTGGGTGTCTACCGGAACGGCATCCTCAAGGTTGCGCATTCTTCGGAACAGCTGCGGGTCGGAGACCTCGCCTATGTGATCTGTCAGCGCCTGCACGCCCGCCGCACCTTAAGCCTTTTCGGTCATGAGGAGCAGGAGGCGCAGCGCATCGTTATCGCCGGCGCTGGCAATATCGGCTACTTCGTCGCCCGCAAGATTGAGGAGATGCAGCCGAAAACACGGGTGAAGATCATCGAGGCGGATCGCGACAGGGCTATTGCCGCGTCGGAACAGCTCAGCAACACCATCGTCATGCATGGATCGGCGCTTGACCATAAAATCTTGATGCAGGCCGACATCCAGGATTCGGACCTCATCGTTACCCTGACCAATAACGACCAGACCAACATTCTGGCGGCGGTGATGGCCAAGCAGCTCGGCTGCAAGTCCAACCTTGCGCTGCTAAACAGCTCCTCTTTCCATGAGGTCGCCGGCTCGCTCGGTCTGGATGCCTATATCAACCCGCGGGCCGTCACCATTTCCCGGGTTCTCCAGCATGTGCGCAAGGGCCGCATCCGCTCGGTCTATGCCGTGCAGCGCGGGTCGGCAGAGGTGATCGAGGCGGAGGCGCTGGAAACCTCGCCGCTGGTCGGCCAGTCGTTCAGAGACATCGATATGCCTGACGGCGTGCGCATTGGCGCGATCTATCGCGACGGCGTGGTGATCCGCCCGGACGGCAGTACAAAAATCAAGGCGAAGGACCGTGTCGTGCTGTTTGCATCCGCCGATGCGGTGCGCGACGTGGAACAACTTTTCCGTGTTTCAATACAATATTTCTGA
- the hfq gene encoding RNA chaperone Hfq: MAERSQNLQDLFLNTVRKQKISLTIFLINGVKLTGVVTSFDNFCVLLRRDGHSQLVYKHAISTIMPGQPMQMFESEEGAA; encoded by the coding sequence ATGGCGGAACGTTCTCAAAACCTTCAGGATCTCTTCCTCAATACCGTTCGTAAGCAAAAGATTTCGCTCACGATTTTCTTGATCAACGGCGTCAAGCTGACGGGCGTTGTCACCTCCTTCGACAATTTCTGCGTGCTTCTGCGCCGTGATGGTCATTCGCAGCTTGTCTACAAGCATGCAATCTCCACCATCATGCCCGGCCAGCCGATGCAGATGTTCGAGAGCGAAGAAGGCGCAGCCTGA